In the Sebastes fasciatus isolate fSebFas1 chromosome 20, fSebFas1.pri, whole genome shotgun sequence genome, one interval contains:
- the prkg1b gene encoding protein kinase cGMP-dependent 1b isoform X2, whose amino-acid sequence MRELLSFPARQQRERLSSLPAPPSSSSSSSSSFPITSFSIQTSKKFPFFHVVKCCRYEAENAFFSSLNLKDFNIIDTLGVGGFGRVELVQLKSEEAKTFAMKILKKRHIVDTRQQEHIRSEKHIMTEAHSDFIVRLYRTFKDSKYLYMLMEACLGGELWTILRDRGSFEDSTTRFYTACVVEAFAYLHAKGIIYRDLKPENLILDSRGYAKLVDFGFAKKIGFCKKTWTFCGTPEYVAPEIILNKGHDVSADYWSLGILMYELLTGSPPFSGPDPMKTYNIILRGIDMIEFPKKITKNAASLIKKLCRDNPSERLGNLKNGVKDIQKHKWFEGFNWEGLRKGTLTPPITPDVSSSTDTSNFDSFPEDTDEPPPDDNSGWDYDF is encoded by the exons ATGAGAGAGTTGCTTTCGTTCCCGGCGAGGCAGCAGAGAGAGCGGCTCAGCAGCCTCCctgctcctccttcctcctcctcctcctcttcctcctccttccccatCACCTCCTTCTCCATCCAGACCTCCAAGAAGTTCCCCTTCTTCCACGTGGTCAAATGCTGCAG GTACGAGGCCGAGAACGCCTTCTTCTCCAGTCTCAACCTGAAGGACTTCAACATCATCGACACGCTGGGAGTCGGCGGCTTCGGACGCGTCGAGCTG GTGCAGTTGAAGAGCGAGGAGGCGAAGACGTTCGCCATGAAGATCCTGAAGAAACGCCACATCGTCGACACGAGACAACAGGAACACATCCGCTCTGAGAAACACATCATGACCGAGGCGCACTCCGACTTCATCGTCAG GTTGTACCGGACCTTTAAAGACAGTAAATATCTGTACATGCTGATGGAGGCCTGTCTGGGAGGAGAGCTGTGGACGATACTGAGAGACAG GGGTTCGTTTGAAGATTCGACCACCAGGTTCTACACCGCCTGCGTGGTCGAAGCCTTCGCCTACCTGCACGCCAAAGGCATCATCTACAGAGACCTGAAACCTGAGAACCTCATCCTGGACAGCCGGGGATACGCCAAGCTG GTGGACTTCGGTTTCGCCAAGAAGATCGGTTTCTGTAAGAAGACGTGGACGTTCTGCGGGACGCCGGAGTACGTCGCTCCAGAGATCATCCTCAACAAGGGTCACGATGTCTCAGCAGACTACTGGTCTCTGGGCATCCTGATGTACGAGCTGCTGACCGGCAG tCCCCCGTTTTCAGGTCCGGATCCAATGAAGACCTACAACATCATCCTGAGAGGCATCGACATGATCGAGTTCCCCAAGAAGATCACCAAGAACGCCGCCAGCCTCATCAAGAAGCTCTGCAG AGATAATCCTTCGGAGAGACTCGGAAACCTGAAAAACGGAGTCAAAGACATCCAGAAACACAA gtggtTTGAAGGTTTTAACTGGGAGGGTCTGAGGAAAGGAACTCTGACTCCACCCATCACACCTGAT GTTTCCTCTTCGACCGACACCAGTAACTTTGACAGTTTCCCTGAAGACACGGACGAGCCGCCACCGGACGACAACTCCGGATGGGATTATGACTTTTAG